The following are encoded together in the Panicum virgatum strain AP13 chromosome 6K, P.virgatum_v5, whole genome shotgun sequence genome:
- the LOC120639119 gene encoding auxin-responsive protein SAUR24-like codes for MCRVASITIPSLVCLRRAVRRWRSRSSTAASSRSGKNNGDDATVPEGHVAVCVGGIGGGEGSTVPRQRFVVRLAHLTHPAFLELLRQAEEQYGFPAACGPIALPCDEDHFLDVLHRVSSASPCCCGPAVTRRDARPLLQGMAVEKLVW; via the coding sequence ATGTGCAGGGTCGCCAGCATCACGATCCCGTCGCTCGTCTGCCTGCGCCGCgccgtgcggcggtggcggtcccgctccagcaccgccgcctcctcgcgctcCGGCAAGAATAATGGAGACGACGCCACGGTGCcggaggggcacgtggcggtgtGCGTGGggggcatcggcggcggcgaaggctcGACGGTGCCGAGGCAGCGGTTCGTGGTGCGGCTGGCGCACCTCACCCATCCGGCGTTCCTCGAGCTGCTGCGGCAGGCGGAGGAGCAGTACGGCTTCCCAGCCGCGTGCGGCCCCATCGCGCTCCCCTGCGACGAGGACCACTTCCTCGACGTCCTCCACCGCGTTTCCTCGGCCTCGCCGTGCTGCTGCGGCCCGGCCGTCACGCGCCGCGACGCGCGGCCGCTGCTGCAGGGGATGGCCGTCGAGAAGCTCGTCTGGTGA
- the LOC120711926 gene encoding (DL)-glycerol-3-phosphatase 2-like isoform X1, whose amino-acid sequence MPSAAAAAPAPRAAISHVIFDMDGLLLDTEGFYTAVQEKILERYGKVFDWSVKARMMGKTTAESTRILFEECGLTGLLTPEEFLEERETMLKELLPTSVAMPGVLRLTHHLHTNGIPIAVATGTHKHHFALKTQNHQEIFSLMHHIVTGDDPDVKAGKPSPDIFLAAVRRFECDVRPSNCLVFEDAPLGVAAAKTAGMHVVMVPDARLDVSHHKEADQVLSSLLDFNPSAWGLPVFKD is encoded by the exons ATGccatccgcggcggcggcggcgccagcgcccAGGGCCGCAATCTCGCACGTCATCTTCGACAtggacggcctcctcctcg ACACGGAGGGGTTCTACACGGCGGTGCAGGAGAAGATCCTGGAGAGGTACGGCAAGGTGTTCGACTGGTCCGTCAAGGCCAGGATGATGGGCAAGACGACGGCCGAGTCCACGCGCATCTTGTTCGAGGAGTGCGGCCTCACCGGCCTGCTCACGCCGGAGGAGTTCCTCGAGGAGCGCGAGACCATGCTCAAGGAGCTCTTGCCCACCTCCGTTGCCATGCCAG GTGTCCTACGCTTGACCCATCATCTCCATACTAATGGAATACCAATAGCTGTTGCAACAGG AACCCATAAACATCACTTTGCACTAAAGACTCAAAACCACCAGGAAATTTTTTCCCTAATGCATCATATTGTCACGGGGGACGATCCAGATGTCAAGGCTGGCAAGCCATCTCCTGATATTTTCCTTGCTGCCGTTAGAAGGTTCGAG TGTGATGTACGACCCAGTAATTGCTTGGTTTTCGAAGATGCACCATTGGGTGTGGCAGCAGCTAAAACTGCTGGAAT GCATGTAGtcatggtcccagatgcacggTTGGATGTATCGCATCACAAAGAAGCAGACCAAGTTCTCAGTTCACTACTGGATTTCAATCCTAGTGCATGGGGCTTGCCAGTTTTTAAGGATTAG
- the LOC120711926 gene encoding (DL)-glycerol-3-phosphatase 2-like isoform X2 — protein MPSAAAAAPAPRAAISHVIFDMDGLLLDTEGFYTAVQEKILERYGKVFDWSVKARMMGKTTAESTRILFEECGLTGLLTPEEFLEERETMLKELLPTSVAMPGVLRLTHHLHTNGIPIAVATGTHKHHFALKTQNHQEIFSLMHHIVTGDDPDVKAGKPSPDIFLAAVRSVMYDPVIAWFSKMHHWVWQQLKLLECM, from the exons ATGccatccgcggcggcggcggcgccagcgcccAGGGCCGCAATCTCGCACGTCATCTTCGACAtggacggcctcctcctcg ACACGGAGGGGTTCTACACGGCGGTGCAGGAGAAGATCCTGGAGAGGTACGGCAAGGTGTTCGACTGGTCCGTCAAGGCCAGGATGATGGGCAAGACGACGGCCGAGTCCACGCGCATCTTGTTCGAGGAGTGCGGCCTCACCGGCCTGCTCACGCCGGAGGAGTTCCTCGAGGAGCGCGAGACCATGCTCAAGGAGCTCTTGCCCACCTCCGTTGCCATGCCAG GTGTCCTACGCTTGACCCATCATCTCCATACTAATGGAATACCAATAGCTGTTGCAACAGG AACCCATAAACATCACTTTGCACTAAAGACTCAAAACCACCAGGAAATTTTTTCCCTAATGCATCATATTGTCACGGGGGACGATCCAGATGTCAAGGCTGGCAAGCCATCTCCTGATATTTTCCTTGCTGCCGTTAGAAG TGTGATGTACGACCCAGTAATTGCTTGGTTTTCGAAGATGCACCATTGGGTGTGGCAGCAGCTAAAACTGCTGGAAT GCATGTAG